CCCCTTAACGATGTTACCTAAGCCCTGGCCCTTATTTCGGTTGAATTTCATATGACAAAGTGGTACTGGGTCCTCAAGTAGAAGAGATATGCCTTCATAAGAGGAATGTAAACGTCACTAAAGTTGTATCTAAGGTGCTCTTTTGAGCAGGTAAAAAAGTCGTTCTGAAGAAGCCCTCAAATTTGCTTCAGCCAGTACGGTAAACGTTTCCGGGAAGGACGCCGTAGATCAAACGGCGTGGAACTCTAGGTGAACTGCTTTAGGAGACGGGTCGTCGCCGGATCCTGCTCGGAAGACAGAACGTGGCGCCAAGCGATGACGTCAAAAAAAACCTGAGGAGCGGCTGCTGGCTGGATCGAGGACCTGAAGCAACAAAGCTGTTTCGATACCGACACCATCTCAGCGTTCAAAGCGACGGAGGTAAACGCTTTGTGACCTCTCCGAGCACTTCATCCACGGTGATTGAGAGAACGCAGCGCTTTTTTTCGACGGTGCACGTCTGCAGCCGGCAACCCGAGCAGGATACGCGGTGATAGAACACCTTGTGCTGGTCTCCATATGGGAACCAGATGCCCGGCAAATTGCGCCCGCCGTAGATTGCAACGCAGGTAGTCTGAACTGCTGCTGCAAGATGGGTCGGGCCGGAGTCGTGACCAAGGTAAAGAACTGAACGGCCCATGACCGCTGCGCTTTCACGAGGGGATAACTGACCACACAGGTTGAGGACCGGATTTACAGAGCGTGCTCGCCAGCCGGAGGCCGCGAACTCGCTCATTTCGGCCTCGACAGCTGCTCCGCAAATGACCAATGCCAAGTTTGGATAGAGGTCGGCGAGCCTCTCGAGCAATGCTTTCCAGTTGTGCTGCTCCCAATCATTTGATTGATTCTTTGTCCCGAAACTTACGGACAGGAATCCCCGGCGGCCGAGGGGTTCGAGCACCTGTGACGCCCGCTTCTGTTCTTTCTCGGTCAGATGCAGATCCCAACTTGCTGGGTCTGCTAAGCGCGCATCGCCGATCTCAGAGAGATTGCGGGCGAGCCTAGAGCTTTCGTGTTCGAACATTTCTCCGGCATCTGGTTCCGCCGGGGAGGCTCCCAGCGAGCGAGTACAGACCATGTCTTCCGTGATCGGGACGCCTACCAAATTACGAACTCCACACAGACGAAAGAATCTTTCATCGCGCTTTGCTAAGGCCACAGCCCTCGAGCCGTTCATATAGACCAAGAGTCCAGGTCGCCAGCGCAACAGGTTCCACCAGAGACGTAGCAACAGGAACGGGTTACGGGTCGCGTATGGATATTGGAGATAACCATGAATCAGACCTGTGCCATCGAGAATCGCCGATGCTGCCGGAGCCTTTGCGTTTGGAGGAATGCTGGTAAGCATGCGCCTTTCGGCATCCGGAAACGCGCGAGCAACCAGGTGCAACGCAGGCAGTGCGACGAGCGTGTCTCCCAAGCTGCCCAGACGGTAAATCAGAACTCTTTCAGGCTTTTGCTTCGCGTTAGTGGCCATGGCTGATTGCTCTTTTGTTCATTTGAATAATGAAGGATGCATGATGTTTTCGCGGGCGTCCGCGATTTGCGGTTGATTCATGAGGGGCATCGTCGACACAAAGCGACGTGGCTGTATGCGCTATGGTTACGACGGCGAAGATGCCAGCAAAGCTGATAAACTTTAGCACGATTGCCCCGAAAGAGGGGTAAGGTTGCGTGGCAGTTGGAGCTCCTTGTCTTTGTGGTGATTGGCCGTCACCCGGGTGCATTCCAGCTGATCACCATCGAGGTAGGACGCGTAGGACTCTAGGCGGCGCACAAGGCCGTCACCCTAGCCGACTCGTGGAACTACAGGGGTGATCGCTTGATGGGGACGCTACAGCTTTACCTAAGGCACCGGGCAGTAACCGAACTCCTGCACTGCAGTCGACCTGACCTTTTAACTATTCTAATCAACGACGTTGACAACGCCCGCATCTCATCCCCGGGTAGGTAGAGTCGTTGATTGCATGAGACTTCTGCTTCGGCTAGAATCCGTTTGTCTCGTAGACGGACAA
This genomic window from Granulicella sibirica contains:
- a CDS encoding glycosyltransferase family 9 protein; the protein is MATNAKQKPERVLIYRLGSLGDTLVALPALHLVARAFPDAERRMLTSIPPNAKAPAASAILDGTGLIHGYLQYPYATRNPFLLLRLWWNLLRWRPGLLVYMNGSRAVALAKRDERFFRLCGVRNLVGVPITEDMVCTRSLGASPAEPDAGEMFEHESSRLARNLSEIGDARLADPASWDLHLTEKEQKRASQVLEPLGRRGFLSVSFGTKNQSNDWEQHNWKALLERLADLYPNLALVICGAAVEAEMSEFAASGWRARSVNPVLNLCGQLSPRESAAVMGRSVLYLGHDSGPTHLAAAVQTTCVAIYGGRNLPGIWFPYGDQHKVFYHRVSCSGCRLQTCTVEKKRCVLSITVDEVLGEVTKRLPPSL